A stretch of Leptolyngbya subtilissima AS-A7 DNA encodes these proteins:
- a CDS encoding alpha/beta fold hydrolase — MTATVSKQHGFLQTNGLRLHYVRQGQGPLMLFLHGFPEFWYSWRHQLDHFAAKYTCVALDLRGYNDSDKPSDVNAYRLDVLVEDVRGAIAALGYDRAVLVGHDWGGAIAWAFAYAHPELLESLIVMNIPHPAKFAEGLRHPQQLLRSWYIGAFQLPLLPELLLQAGDYWAIEQMLLGMAVDKSTFSDADLRAYKTAAAKPGALTAMVNYYRALSFSGPQWQPWGILEVPTLLIWGEADAALGKELSLGTEDYVRHLRLRYIPHCSHWVQQERPHQVNTLMDEFLALGP; from the coding sequence ATGACCGCAACTGTCAGCAAACAGCACGGGTTTCTGCAAACTAATGGCCTGCGCCTGCACTACGTCCGCCAGGGCCAAGGGCCGCTGATGCTGTTTTTGCATGGCTTTCCAGAATTTTGGTACTCCTGGCGGCACCAGCTCGACCATTTTGCGGCCAAATATACCTGCGTCGCCCTGGACCTACGGGGCTACAACGACAGCGACAAGCCCTCAGATGTCAATGCCTATCGTTTGGATGTCTTAGTGGAGGATGTACGGGGGGCGATCGCCGCCTTGGGCTATGACCGCGCGGTACTGGTAGGGCACGACTGGGGAGGCGCGATCGCTTGGGCCTTTGCCTACGCCCACCCCGAACTGCTCGAGTCGCTGATCGTGATGAATATTCCCCACCCAGCCAAGTTTGCCGAAGGGCTACGCCATCCCCAGCAGCTGTTGCGCAGTTGGTATATCGGGGCCTTTCAGCTACCGCTGCTGCCCGAACTACTATTGCAGGCGGGCGACTACTGGGCGATCGAGCAAATGTTGCTGGGCATGGCCGTCGATAAAAGTACCTTTAGCGACGCCGATCTACGAGCCTACAAGACCGCCGCTGCCAAGCCTGGTGCCCTCACCGCCATGGTCAACTACTACCGGGCTTTGAGCTTTAGCGGCCCACAGTGGCAACCCTGGGGCATTCTCGAAGTACCCACCCTGCTGATTTGGGGCGAAGCCGATGCAGCCTTGGGCAAAGAACTTTCCCTTGGCACTGAAGACTACGTGCGCCATCTGCGCCTGCGCTACATTCCCCATTGCAGCCATTGGGTGCAGCAGGAGCGCCCTCACCAGGTCAATACCCTCATGGACGAATTCCTCGCCTTGGGGCCATGA
- a CDS encoding cupin domain-containing protein has protein sequence MGSVQSTALTALGLVAFAGVGIVAQDAEAVETLDDAIALDTASGLSNSTVVDLNDLTTNPSNYDFFTFRPNLEKLILSGAADTEHISILWYTIPDGSVGLHYHSMTESVYAIAGTQTDAKGFYPTGSLYFNPPGSGHEVSDSTGFFLLAYASPPDFASTDLIEAYTPININTAESDFETIYPFEEVQAGVSTYEIPLEPEGGMSSQFIKSTSLESYEYTGNYLLVLKGSCSIDGTTFAKDMLVVATTVETQSYQVSAAEGSDCLALGLSF, from the coding sequence ATGGGATCTGTTCAATCTACAGCGCTGACAGCTTTAGGGCTGGTCGCATTTGCGGGAGTCGGCATTGTTGCCCAAGATGCCGAAGCGGTGGAGACACTAGATGATGCGATCGCCCTCGACACCGCTTCAGGGCTCAGCAACTCCACCGTGGTCGACCTGAACGATCTGACGACCAACCCCAGCAACTACGACTTTTTTACCTTTAGGCCAAATTTAGAAAAGCTGATTCTCTCCGGTGCTGCCGACACTGAGCACATCAGCATCTTGTGGTACACCATTCCCGACGGCAGTGTGGGGCTGCACTACCATTCCATGACTGAGTCGGTCTATGCGATCGCGGGTACCCAGACCGACGCCAAGGGGTTTTACCCCACCGGGTCGCTCTACTTCAACCCGCCGGGTAGCGGCCACGAAGTCTCAGACAGCACCGGCTTCTTTCTGCTGGCCTACGCTTCGCCGCCGGATTTTGCTAGTACCGACCTGATCGAAGCTTACACCCCCATTAATATCAACACTGCTGAATCCGACTTTGAGACAATTTATCCATTTGAAGAGGTGCAAGCGGGTGTCTCCACCTACGAAATTCCGCTCGAGCCAGAGGGCGGCATGAGTTCTCAATTCATCAAAAGCACTTCTTTGGAGAGCTATGAATACACCGGCAACTATCTGCTCGTGCTGAAGGGCAGTTGCAGTATCGATGGCACTACCTTCGCCAAAGATATGCTGGTGGTGGCTACAACCGTTGAGACCCAGTCTTACCAAGTCAGTGCCGCTGAGGGTAGCGATTGTTTGGCCCTAGGTCTGTCGTTCTAG
- a CDS encoding WD40 repeat domain-containing protein, translated as MDFEKIAVHINQVAVERKGRPLKDVERLVLQGSWENKTYAAMATPTAGYTEDYLKKDVGPKLWQLLTELVDADLQGVRVTKRNIQNVLHTWMMQGVVATEPAPPPHIVVEPRSPLPAPTLVVRESPRLDLDDCAGRQAELATLTEWVLAERCRTVVLWGLPGVGKTTVAAAIAATVAPQVDQCGYLALTAEATEQDVLGAIVHWLDPQTAIAPPAQVDWVLDQLSQRCALLIIDGLEQFFEPQQPAGSYRAHTDALQHLFHQGAERHHQSCLVWLSREKPADFSHVQGPRVRDYALGDLAASAARSLLQAPTVPVAPDDWGALIDRYGSHPLVLRGLGATLREVYQGQPQMLLQAAKSVVPVVVHRTFTQALQRLPADEWALLYWLALAQEPVTLDDLDGAMQPPLTDAVVQSALGRGWVQAQATGGRGLVLSLGPSVQVLVLEQLQGVLAAELEAETFDWLQRLPLVTMTAREVVQERQRTAMLLPLAEELRQQCATDGALFAKGDRLLEALQPLVGQPGYGAGNIIHLCQHLGLGISGVDFSHLAIWQSDLRRVSVQGANFSQAQFSDTTFATALGRDPVAAFSPVGPKDKQGQRGSSLEEGWHLATGDHEGRLLLWDLRRGKLVWMFDEGQRIRSLAFSPRGDLLAVGTESGQIWLWSVGSTYQTDILDDHQAPVRALAFSPDGSQLASGDDSGRLCLWEVASGFSQGCLEGHVGAIHSLTYSTLGNHLVSGGDDQRACLWNVGDRTLLKDLQARSTATIRTVGFLSDPNDPDCQAIPFAAGCDDHCLTIWNLATGLPCWILPIDVQALPALALSPDGRYLVSSSQDFTVTVWDIPNRRLCYALPSLGAPVWTLAFSADSRYFVTGSNYTVKLWSVKRGQCWRSFLSQAHPVRCLAFSASADSGTILTGHDDTHLRLWQVNAHSPYAIGPRALAGHSGSVRTVALSADGQWLASSADDQTLRLWAIANGQSQWVVAKPTPATLLRFSPDCQWLATAGPDSGILVWNCTTGSAVGELEDAPDSPSALLFSPNGDWIVVGARDGTIGLWSWQQGTLGSDRRILSGHQSQVHSLVAQGERLASASHDGTVRWWNLGQDNGCLGQWQHPTEQWLQGVTLNPAGDILALTSQNAQVEVWDVKTNQCRHTLKGHSQDIWQVSGCSSGTHLITASQDDEIRVWDLATGLCQQTLRPDRPYEGVNIRGATGLSDTEERMLKSLGAIVSY; from the coding sequence ATGGATTTTGAGAAAATTGCTGTACACATCAACCAAGTTGCTGTGGAGCGCAAGGGGCGACCGCTAAAGGATGTCGAGCGTCTGGTGCTACAGGGATCTTGGGAGAACAAGACCTATGCGGCGATGGCAACCCCCACCGCTGGCTACACCGAAGACTATCTCAAAAAAGACGTCGGCCCCAAGCTCTGGCAGCTGCTGACCGAGCTGGTAGATGCTGATCTCCAGGGCGTTCGGGTGACGAAGCGCAATATTCAGAACGTGCTGCACACCTGGATGATGCAGGGGGTAGTGGCGACTGAACCGGCCCCGCCGCCGCATATTGTAGTGGAGCCGCGATCGCCCCTGCCCGCCCCCACCCTAGTGGTGCGTGAATCCCCACGCCTCGATCTAGACGACTGTGCGGGCCGCCAGGCAGAACTGGCCACCCTAACCGAGTGGGTTTTGGCGGAGCGCTGCCGCACGGTAGTGCTATGGGGGCTGCCAGGCGTGGGCAAGACGACGGTGGCAGCAGCGATCGCCGCCACCGTTGCCCCCCAGGTCGATCAGTGCGGCTACCTGGCTCTAACCGCCGAGGCCACCGAGCAGGATGTACTGGGGGCAATCGTTCACTGGCTTGACCCGCAGACGGCGATCGCGCCCCCAGCCCAAGTAGACTGGGTGCTCGATCAGCTAAGCCAGCGCTGCGCCCTGCTGATTATCGATGGTCTAGAGCAGTTCTTTGAACCTCAGCAGCCAGCGGGCAGTTACCGCGCCCATACCGACGCCCTACAGCATCTTTTTCACCAGGGAGCCGAGCGCCATCACCAGAGTTGTCTAGTCTGGCTCAGCCGCGAAAAGCCCGCCGATTTTTCTCATGTGCAGGGGCCACGGGTGCGAGATTATGCCCTCGGCGATCTGGCCGCATCGGCGGCCAGATCGCTGCTCCAGGCCCCGACCGTTCCAGTTGCCCCTGACGACTGGGGAGCGCTGATCGATCGCTACGGCAGCCATCCCCTGGTGCTGCGGGGGCTAGGGGCGACGCTACGAGAGGTCTACCAGGGGCAGCCCCAGATGTTGCTCCAGGCAGCTAAGTCAGTCGTACCCGTCGTTGTACACCGCACCTTTACCCAAGCCCTCCAGCGACTGCCGGCTGACGAATGGGCCTTGTTGTACTGGCTAGCCCTAGCCCAGGAGCCAGTTACACTCGACGACCTCGACGGGGCTATGCAGCCACCCCTGACCGACGCGGTGGTGCAGTCAGCCCTGGGGCGGGGCTGGGTTCAGGCTCAGGCCACTGGAGGGCGTGGGCTAGTGTTGAGCCTCGGCCCCTCGGTGCAGGTCTTAGTCCTAGAACAACTGCAGGGCGTGCTGGCCGCTGAGCTAGAGGCCGAGACGTTTGACTGGCTCCAGCGGTTGCCCCTCGTTACCATGACTGCCCGAGAGGTGGTACAGGAACGTCAGCGGACGGCTATGTTGCTTCCTCTAGCAGAGGAGCTGCGACAACAGTGCGCTACCGATGGGGCTCTGTTTGCTAAGGGCGATCGCCTGCTCGAGGCCCTACAGCCCCTCGTGGGTCAGCCGGGCTACGGGGCCGGCAACATAATTCACCTCTGCCAACATCTGGGCCTGGGTATTAGTGGGGTTGATTTTTCTCATCTAGCCATTTGGCAGAGCGATTTGCGGCGGGTAAGCGTGCAGGGAGCCAACTTTAGCCAGGCTCAGTTTAGCGACACCACCTTTGCTACCGCCCTCGGGCGCGATCCGGTGGCCGCCTTCAGCCCCGTCGGTCCTAAAGATAAGCAAGGCCAGCGCGGATCGTCTCTAGAGGAGGGATGGCACCTAGCCACGGGCGATCACGAGGGCCGACTGCTGCTGTGGGATTTGCGGCGGGGCAAGCTGGTCTGGATGTTTGACGAAGGCCAACGCATTCGATCGCTGGCCTTTAGCCCCCGAGGCGATCTGCTAGCCGTAGGTACCGAGAGTGGGCAAATCTGGCTGTGGTCAGTGGGCTCCACCTACCAAACCGACATTTTGGACGATCACCAGGCCCCAGTGCGAGCCTTAGCCTTTAGCCCCGACGGCAGCCAGCTAGCCTCCGGCGATGACAGCGGTCGGCTGTGCCTGTGGGAAGTCGCATCAGGTTTTAGCCAGGGCTGTCTAGAAGGCCACGTTGGCGCTATTCACAGCCTAACCTACAGCACTTTGGGCAACCACCTGGTGAGCGGCGGCGATGACCAGCGCGCCTGTCTGTGGAATGTGGGCGATCGCACCCTGCTGAAAGATCTCCAGGCGCGATCGACGGCGACGATTCGCACAGTTGGGTTTTTGTCCGACCCCAACGACCCTGACTGCCAAGCAATTCCTTTTGCAGCGGGCTGTGACGACCACTGCCTGACCATTTGGAATTTGGCCACCGGTCTGCCCTGCTGGATTTTGCCCATCGACGTACAGGCTTTGCCCGCCCTCGCCCTCAGCCCTGATGGGCGCTATCTGGTGTCTAGCAGCCAAGACTTCACCGTCACGGTGTGGGATATTCCCAATCGTCGCCTCTGCTATGCACTGCCATCACTGGGAGCGCCGGTATGGACCCTAGCCTTTAGCGCCGACAGCCGCTATTTCGTCACCGGCAGTAACTACACCGTCAAGCTCTGGAGCGTTAAACGGGGCCAGTGCTGGCGCAGCTTTCTCAGCCAAGCGCATCCGGTGCGCTGCCTGGCCTTTAGCGCTAGCGCTGACAGCGGCACCATTCTCACTGGCCATGACGATACCCACCTGCGGCTGTGGCAGGTCAACGCCCATAGCCCCTACGCCATCGGCCCTCGTGCCCTAGCGGGCCACAGCGGCTCGGTGCGCACCGTCGCCCTTAGCGCCGATGGTCAGTGGTTAGCTAGCAGCGCCGACGACCAGACCCTGCGGCTCTGGGCGATCGCGAACGGCCAGAGCCAGTGGGTGGTCGCCAAGCCAACCCCGGCCACCCTGCTGCGCTTTAGCCCGGATTGTCAGTGGTTAGCTACCGCAGGCCCCGACAGCGGCATTTTGGTGTGGAATTGCACTACTGGCAGCGCCGTAGGAGAGCTAGAAGACGCCCCTGACAGCCCGTCAGCCCTACTATTTAGCCCCAACGGCGACTGGATTGTAGTAGGTGCTAGGGATGGCACCATTGGCCTTTGGTCGTGGCAGCAGGGCACTCTGGGCTCCGATCGCCGCATTCTATCGGGCCATCAAAGTCAGGTACACAGTCTTGTGGCCCAGGGCGAGAGGCTGGCCAGCGCCAGCCACGACGGCACCGTGCGCTGGTGGAATTTGGGGCAAGACAATGGCTGTCTCGGCCAGTGGCAACACCCCACAGAGCAATGGCTGCAAGGGGTTACCCTAAATCCGGCGGGAGACATTTTAGCGCTGACTAGCCAAAACGCCCAGGTCGAGGTGTGGGATGTTAAAACCAACCAATGCCGTCACACCCTCAAGGGTCACAGCCAAGATATTTGGCAAGTCTCGGGTTGTTCTAGCGGCACCCATCTAATTACCGCCAGCCAAGACGACGAAATTCGCGTATGGGATCTGGCGACAGGCCTGTGCCAGCAAACCCTGCGCCCCGATCGCCCTTACGAAGGCGTCAATATCCGTGGGGCCACTGGCCTATCCGACACCGAAGAACGAATGCTGAAATCCCTGGGTGCGATCGTCAGTTACTAA
- a CDS encoding ABC transporter ATP-binding protein yields MSDSLNLKAYDLWKTYGDEAVVQGISFSLAPGEIVGLLGPNGAGKTTTVGMLFGTVVPTRGFVQFGPWQLPGQGQLARAQMGIVTQEDNLDPDFTVFKNLTHFAHHYRITGAAARQRAGELLALVNLEHRAEAQVDELSGGMKRKLVLARALLNRPKIVFLDEPTTGLDPDARQDFWRLVQHLKASGCGILLTTHYMDEAQRLCDRLLLLQQGKVIDEGTPTDLVARVIGREVAEIGGVEAQILQDLAARHGAWYRAFGNGHLVALPDREPEVVWDAIAAHHPSRLLRRPANLEDVFLRLTGSVLE; encoded by the coding sequence TTGTCGGATTCGCTGAACTTAAAGGCTTACGACCTTTGGAAAACCTATGGTGACGAGGCGGTGGTGCAGGGCATCAGCTTTTCCCTGGCACCGGGTGAGATTGTCGGTCTGCTGGGGCCTAATGGGGCGGGCAAAACCACGACGGTGGGCATGCTGTTTGGCACCGTTGTCCCCACTAGGGGGTTTGTGCAGTTTGGCCCCTGGCAACTGCCGGGGCAGGGACAGCTGGCCCGCGCCCAGATGGGCATTGTCACCCAGGAAGACAACCTCGACCCCGACTTTACGGTGTTTAAAAACCTTACCCACTTTGCCCACCACTACCGCATTACGGGCGCGGCGGCACGGCAGCGGGCGGGGGAGCTGCTGGCCCTGGTCAATCTAGAGCACCGAGCCGAGGCTCAGGTGGATGAGCTGTCGGGCGGCATGAAGCGCAAGCTGGTGCTGGCCCGCGCCTTACTCAATCGGCCCAAAATTGTGTTTCTAGATGAGCCTACCACTGGCCTCGACCCCGACGCTCGCCAGGATTTTTGGCGGCTGGTGCAGCACCTCAAGGCCAGCGGCTGCGGCATTTTGCTGACCACCCACTATATGGATGAGGCCCAAAGGCTGTGCGATCGCCTCCTTCTCCTACAGCAGGGCAAGGTGATTGACGAGGGCACCCCCACCGATCTAGTCGCGCGGGTGATTGGCCGCGAGGTGGCTGAAATCGGAGGGGTTGAGGCCCAAATTCTTCAGGATCTAGCGGCCCGCCACGGAGCCTGGTATCGGGCTTTTGGCAATGGTCACCTGGTGGCGCTGCCCGATCGCGAGCCTGAGGTGGTTTGGGATGCGATCGCCGCCCACCATCCCAGCCGCCTCCTGCGGCGGCCCGCCAATTTAGAAGATGTGTTTTTGCGACTCACTGGGAGCGTGCTGGAATGA
- a CDS encoding SixA phosphatase family protein → MSSSSASAYRCGPHPKAGENWGPTLIPPGRSPKVIKGTPPWSHDRPPTMTKQLILFRHGKSDWNVGNGRDRDRPVAERGIIAAKTMGKLLAAAGKVPDLAITSSAVRARTTLEIAMEAGHWPCPMSVTDDLYEASIDQVLQVIYAVPDHHRSLMLVGHQPTWSDAASFFLGGGIVHMPTAAMVCLEFEITTWSQIDYGRGTLLWLLPPRLFT, encoded by the coding sequence ATGTCAAGCTCAAGCGCATCGGCCTATCGATGCGGGCCGCATCCTAAAGCTGGAGAAAACTGGGGGCCAACATTGATTCCCCCCGGGCGATCCCCTAAGGTGATCAAGGGCACACCGCCCTGGAGCCACGATCGCCCCCCTACCATGACCAAGCAGCTAATTCTTTTTCGCCACGGCAAATCTGACTGGAATGTGGGTAACGGGCGCGATCGCGATCGCCCCGTCGCCGAGCGCGGCATTATCGCCGCCAAAACCATGGGCAAGCTGCTGGCGGCGGCAGGCAAAGTCCCCGACCTGGCCATTACCTCGTCGGCGGTGCGAGCCCGCACCACCCTAGAGATTGCCATGGAGGCCGGTCACTGGCCCTGCCCCATGAGCGTCACCGACGACCTCTACGAAGCCTCGATCGACCAGGTGTTACAGGTGATTTACGCGGTGCCAGACCATCACCGCTCGCTTATGCTGGTAGGCCATCAGCCGACCTGGTCTGACGCAGCTTCGTTTTTTTTGGGCGGCGGTATCGTGCACATGCCCACAGCGGCCATGGTCTGCCTTGAGTTTGAAATCACCACCTGGTCTCAAATTGACTATGGCCGAGGCACCCTGCTGTGGCTGCTGCCCCCTAGGCTGTTTACCTAA
- a CDS encoding ABC transporter permease, with protein MKLITATPWGVYSVWWRHFQVYRSTWLVNCLPPVSEPIVYLLAFGYGLSPLIGEVDYLGQMIPYARFLAPGMIAIGVLFQSFFEGAYSSFIRLNFQKTWQALLTAPLSYTDVFLGDWFWAATKGSIAGTITGLVAVLANLYDLSSLVLSLPLIVLGSLLFGAFGLLVAGAVNKVDQVNVPIFLVIIPMFTLCGTYFPRDTLPPLLAKFAAFLPLASLVDLLRWPLGLPPWWPLLLVWLIGWMVLTARLAALRIYPRLFS; from the coding sequence ATGAAGCTGATTACCGCTACCCCTTGGGGGGTGTATTCGGTTTGGTGGCGACACTTTCAAGTCTATCGCAGCACCTGGTTGGTGAACTGTCTGCCGCCTGTCTCCGAGCCAATTGTGTATCTGCTTGCCTTTGGCTACGGTCTTTCTCCGCTGATTGGTGAGGTGGACTATTTGGGGCAGATGATTCCCTACGCTCGGTTTTTGGCTCCGGGGATGATTGCGATCGGAGTGCTGTTTCAGTCGTTTTTTGAAGGGGCCTACAGCAGCTTCATTCGGCTCAACTTTCAAAAGACCTGGCAGGCGCTGCTAACAGCCCCATTGAGCTATACCGACGTGTTTTTGGGCGACTGGTTTTGGGCGGCGACTAAGGGGTCAATCGCCGGCACTATCACCGGGCTAGTCGCGGTGTTGGCCAATCTCTACGACCTCTCTAGCCTGGTGCTGTCGCTGCCGCTGATTGTGCTTGGCAGCCTGCTGTTTGGGGCCTTTGGTCTGTTGGTAGCCGGGGCTGTGAATAAGGTTGACCAGGTAAATGTGCCGATTTTTCTGGTAATCATCCCTATGTTTACCCTCTGTGGCACCTACTTTCCGCGCGATACGCTGCCGCCGCTGCTAGCCAAGTTTGCCGCGTTTTTGCCCCTGGCCTCCCTGGTTGACCTGCTGCGCTGGCCCCTGGGTCTGCCCCCCTGGTGGCCCCTGCTGCTGGTCTGGCTAATCGGCTGGATGGTGCTGACGGCAAGGCTGGCCGCCCTGCGGATCTATCCGAGATTGTTTAGCTAG
- a CDS encoding Tex family protein encodes MTSLATTIAAELEIRPAQVEATLSLFAEGATVPFVARYRKERTGDLDEVQLRQIAERHQYLTELEDRRQTVLSEIQSQGKLTDALKTAILACQQKTELEDLYLPYRPKRRTRATMAKEKGLEPLAQKIEELNKTGKRAVLLQEAQAFVNPDKGVQSTDEALQGAADILAEQVAERAELRRYVRDQLLKQGQFTASIKKGHPEGSTKYEMYRAYQAPVRSIASHNLLALLRGDREGILKVGLEVEPDPVLQTLEKRVVKTPVPEVRQFYRGVIQDAYSRLMKPSLTSEVMAEKKAWADEVSIQNFEANLKNLLLSPPAGMKPTLGVDPGFRTGCKVAAVDSTGKFLEYQAVFPHQSQNQRQQAAQTLAGMIRKHRIELIAIGNGTASRETDAFVGEVLKTLSNPPVKVLVNESGASIYSASEVAAAEFPDLDVTVRGAISIARRLQDPLAELVKIDPKSIGVGQYQHDVDQKRLKQKLDDTIESCVNYVGVDLNMASRELLTYVSGLTPAVANNIVEFRDANGAFQSRRELLKVKKLGPKAFEQAAGFLRIRNGKNPLDNTAVHPESYGIVDAIAADLSLSLEQIPKAADRLKRLDIKKYTTAEAGELTLRDILQELEKPGRDPREQFAYARFQEGINEITDLKPGLTLEGVVTNVTNFGAFVDVGVHQDGLVHISQMADRFVSDPNEIVKVGQVVTVRVMEVDVKLKRIGLSMRAAS; translated from the coding sequence ATGACTTCGCTCGCGACCACCATTGCCGCCGAACTTGAGATCCGCCCGGCCCAAGTAGAGGCCACCCTGTCGCTGTTTGCCGAAGGGGCTACGGTGCCCTTTGTGGCTCGCTACCGCAAGGAACGCACGGGGGATCTAGATGAGGTGCAGCTGCGGCAGATTGCCGAGCGCCACCAGTACCTAACGGAGCTTGAGGATCGACGGCAGACGGTGCTAAGCGAGATTCAATCCCAGGGCAAGCTCACGGATGCACTAAAGACTGCCATTCTCGCCTGCCAGCAAAAGACGGAGCTAGAGGATCTTTATCTGCCTTACCGACCCAAGCGCCGCACGCGCGCCACCATGGCCAAAGAAAAGGGGCTAGAGCCGCTGGCCCAAAAAATTGAGGAGCTGAATAAAACGGGCAAACGGGCGGTTCTGCTTCAGGAAGCGCAAGCGTTTGTGAACCCGGATAAAGGGGTTCAGTCTACGGACGAAGCCCTTCAGGGGGCGGCGGATATTTTGGCAGAGCAGGTGGCAGAGCGGGCGGAGCTGCGGCGGTACGTCAGAGATCAGCTGCTAAAGCAAGGCCAGTTCACCGCTAGCATCAAAAAAGGTCACCCCGAGGGCAGCACCAAATACGAGATGTATCGGGCTTACCAGGCACCGGTGCGCTCCATCGCCTCCCACAATCTGCTGGCGCTGCTGCGGGGCGATCGCGAAGGCATTCTCAAGGTGGGGCTGGAGGTTGAGCCCGACCCCGTGCTGCAAACCCTCGAAAAGCGGGTGGTGAAAACTCCCGTACCTGAGGTTCGCCAGTTCTACCGGGGGGTAATTCAAGACGCTTACAGCCGGTTGATGAAGCCGTCGCTGACCAGCGAGGTGATGGCCGAGAAAAAGGCCTGGGCCGATGAGGTGTCGATTCAAAACTTTGAGGCTAACCTGAAGAACCTGCTGCTATCGCCCCCGGCGGGCATGAAGCCCACCCTAGGGGTTGACCCCGGCTTTCGCACCGGCTGTAAGGTAGCTGCGGTGGATAGTACCGGCAAGTTTCTGGAATACCAGGCGGTGTTTCCCCACCAGTCCCAAAACCAGCGGCAGCAGGCGGCCCAGACCTTAGCGGGGATGATTCGCAAACACAGGATCGAGCTGATTGCGATCGGCAACGGCACCGCCAGCCGCGAAACCGACGCTTTCGTGGGGGAAGTGCTCAAAACCTTGTCAAATCCCCCGGTAAAAGTGCTGGTGAATGAGTCGGGGGCGTCGATCTATTCCGCTAGCGAAGTGGCCGCAGCGGAGTTCCCCGACCTAGATGTGACGGTGCGGGGGGCGATCAGCATTGCCCGGCGGCTGCAAGACCCCCTGGCCGAACTGGTCAAGATCGACCCCAAATCGATTGGTGTGGGCCAGTACCAGCACGATGTCGATCAAAAGCGGCTCAAGCAAAAGCTCGACGACACCATCGAGAGCTGCGTCAACTACGTGGGGGTGGATCTCAATATGGCCTCGCGCGAGCTGCTCACCTACGTGTCGGGGCTGACCCCAGCGGTGGCAAACAATATCGTCGAATTCCGCGATGCCAATGGGGCATTTCAGTCGCGCCGGGAGCTGCTGAAAGTCAAAAAACTGGGGCCCAAGGCCTTTGAGCAAGCAGCGGGGTTTCTGCGTATTCGCAACGGCAAAAACCCCCTCGACAACACGGCGGTCCACCCCGAGAGCTACGGCATTGTGGATGCGATCGCCGCCGATCTCTCCTTATCCCTAGAGCAGATTCCCAAAGCCGCTGATCGCCTGAAGCGGCTCGACATCAAAAAATACACCACCGCCGAGGCTGGGGAACTCACCCTGCGCGATATCTTGCAGGAACTAGAAAAGCCTGGTCGAGACCCCCGCGAGCAGTTTGCCTACGCCCGCTTTCAGGAGGGCATTAACGAAATCACTGACCTGAAGCCTGGTCTCACCCTAGAGGGAGTCGTCACCAACGTCACCAATTTTGGCGCATTTGTGGACGTGGGGGTGCACCAGGATGGGCTGGTGCATATTTCGCAGATGGCCGATCGCTTTGTTAGCGACCCCAACGAGATTGTCAAGGTGGGCCAGGTGGTGACGGTGCGGGTGATGGAGGTAGATGTCAAGCTCAAGCGCATCGGCCTATCGATGCGGGCCGCATCCTAA